In Corylus avellana chromosome ca2, CavTom2PMs-1.0, the following proteins share a genomic window:
- the LOC132169661 gene encoding probable rhamnogalacturonate lyase B — translation MENWRRISSLVGLSLVVCFFLIKIPIDSSIKIPRKILLEVKDQEFSDVKLHTHHHQVVVDNGIVRVILSRPDGDVLQIEYNGITNLLEDHNKRENRGYWDVAWNQPDQGPKGAVERIAGTKFRIITNNKDQVELSFTRTWKVSSHESGSVPLNVDKRYIFRRGTSGYYTYSIFERLKGWPKVDLGYIRAAYKLKKDKFHYMALSDDKQRIMPTQKDREKSHALAYPEAVLLTNATNPTIRGEVDDKYQYSSDVKDTKVHGWISLDPPVGFWIITPSEEFRSGGPTKQELTSHVGPTALCVFMSAHYSGMDLEMKFKDGEPWKKVFGPIFVYINSVSHQNDYQKLWVDAKEKMLHEVDSWPYNFTESRDFPSVDQRGTVAGQLLVSDQYISKSLIRGRSAYVGLAAPGEVGSWQRESKGYQFWTQADDEGHFVIKNIRPGCYNLYAWVPGVIGDYKYDTMITIKPGLEVKLGAIVYAPPRHGPTLWEIGIPDRTAAEFYVPDPYPTLTNRLYNHSEKFRQYGLWDRYTDLYHDQDLVYTINVSDYRKDWFFAHLNRNINNGTCESTTWQIKFELVNVNKNVNYTFQLALASAHYAVVQVRFNDARAKPAHFSTGFIGRDNAIARHGIHGLYWLYSIDVKGNLLHEGNNTIYLRQAKSENYFQGVMYDYLRLEGPSEA, via the exons TATCTTCGCTTGTTGGATTGAGTTTGGTGGTTTGCTTCTTCCTTATAAAGATCCCAATTGATAGTTCTATCAAGATCCCAAG GAAAATTCTATTGGAAGTCAAAGACCAAGAATTTAGTGATGTCAAGTTGCATACCCACCACCATCAG GTAGTGGTGGATAATGGCATCGTGCGTGTCATATTGTCGAGACCGGACGGTGATGTGTTGCAAATAGAGTATAATGGTATCACTAATTTACTTGAGGAtcataataaaagagaaaacagggG TTATTGGGATGTAGCTTGGAATCAGCCAGATCAAGGTCCTAAGGGTGCCGTTGAGAG AATAGCAGGAACAAAATTTAGGATTATAACCAACAACAAGGACCAAGTAGAACTTTCATTTACTCGGACATGGAAGGTTTCGTCCCATGAAAGTGGAAGTGTTCCCTTAAACGTAGACAAAAG GTACATATTTCGTCGCGGCACTTCGGGATATTATACATACTCAATATTTGAGCGTCTTAAAGGATGGCCCAAGGTGGATTTGGGTTATATTAGGGCTGCTTACAAGCTCAAAAAGGACAA GTTTCACTACATGGCACTATCAGATGATAAGCAGAGGATCATGCCAACGCAAAAGGACCGGGAAAAGAGTCACGCCCTTGCCTACCCAGAGGCAGTTCTTTTGACAAATGCAACCAATCCTACAATTAGAGGAGAAGTGGATGACAAGTACCAGTACTCGTCGGATGTAAAAGACACCAAAGTTCATGGGTGGATATCCCTTGACCCACCTGTTGGATTCTGGATCATAACACCCTCTGAAGAGTTTCGTTCAGGTGGGCCCACCAAGCAAGAACTCACCTCTCATGTCGGCCCCACTGCCCTCTGT GTGTTTATGAGTGCACACTATTCGGGAATGGACCTTGAGATGAAATTCAAAGATGGAGAGCCGTGGAAAAAGGTCTTTGGACCTATATTTGTCTATATAAATTCTGTTTCTCATCAAAATGATTACCAAAAACTTTGGGTAGACGCTAAGGAGAAG atGTTGCATGAGGTTGATAGCTGGCCATATAATTTCACTGAGTCAAGAGATTTCCCTTCTGTTGATCAACGTGGAACTGTTGCGGGTCAACTGCTAGTTAGTGACCA GTATATCAGTAAGAGCTTAATTCGGGGGCGATCTGCTTATGTTGGTTTGGCAGCTCCTGGAGAGGTAGGGTCGTGGCAAAGAGAAAGCAAG gGGTATCAATTCTGGACCCAAGCTGACGATGAGGGACATTTCGTGATTAAAAACATCAGACCCGGGTGCTATAATTTGTATGCATGGGTCCCTGGTGTTATTGGGGATTACAAATATGACACCATGATTACTATTAAACCAG GTTTGGAAGTCAAATTGGGAGCCATTGTCTATGCGCCTCCGAGACATGGTCCAACCCTATGGGAAATTGGCATCCCTGATCGCACTGCTGCAGAGTTCTATGTACCAGACCCATATCCAACGCTCACTAACCGATTGTACAACCACTCAGAAAA GTTCAGGCAGTATGGTTTGTGGGATCGATATACAGATTTATATCATGACCAAGATCTTGTCTACACCATTAATGTTAGCGATTATCGTAAAGATTGGTTCTTTGCTCATCTTAACAG GAATATAAATAATGGGACATGTGAATCAACAACATGGCAGATCAAATTTGAACTTGTTAATGTGAACAAGAACGTCAATTATACATTCCAATTAGCCTTGGCATCAGCCCATTATGCAGTAGTACAG GTTCGATTCAACGACGCACGCGCCAAACCTGCTCACTTTTCAACAGGATTTATTGGAAGGGACAACGCCATCGCAAGGCATGGAATCCATGGGTTGTATTGGCTTTACAGCATTGATGTAAAAGGCAATCTACTCCATGAAGGAAACAACACAATCTATCTTAGACAGGCCAAAAGTGAAAACTATTTTCAAGGAGTCATGTACGACTACCTTCGTCTAGAAGGGCCTTCAGAAGCCTGA